The Trueperaceae bacterium sequence TAACCTGCTGCTGTCTAACGTTTTTCGGCCTGCGGTGCAGGGCCTCTCTAAGACACTTTCAATCGAATTAGCCGAGGACAATGTCCAGGTAAACTGTCTAGCGCCAGGGAGAATTGAAACAGGTCGCGTTAACCAATTGGACCAAGCTTTAGCTGACCGACTTGGCAGTACTTTTGATGAAGTTCGTGAGAAGTCACTTCAGGCCATACCAATGGGTCGCCTAGGGCAGCCTGAAGAATTTGGCCGGGTGGCAGCTTTCCTATGTTCAGAGGCCGCAATTTACATTACTGGTAGCACTATTATTGTCGACGGCGGGTCGGTAAGGAGTCTGTAAGTTTTTTTCACTAATCTTTTGATGGATTAGGGATGCCGTACCAGTTACTCGCACTTCGCTAGATCAGTGCTGCTAGTACCGCTAGTTTGTGTTTTATTACGATAAAGGTGCACAAGTAATCGGGTGCGTGATATACCATTGATCTCGATGCTACTAGGTGTTGATGTTGGAACCACACATACCAAAGCAGGTATTTATGACTGTGAAGGAAGATTGGTTGTTCATGAACGGATTCCAACAAATCGGGTTAACAAGTCCAAGGCGCTTGCCTACCGTTCTCCCGATATCTTGTGGCAGGATAGTGCTGCACTGATCAAACGGGTTGTTCAAAACTTGGAAGAGCCAGTAGCTGGTCTAGCGGTAAGCAGTATGGGAGAGGCGGGCGTTCCCTTAGACAGTAAGGGCGAGGCCACGTTTCCGATTATCCCATGGAATGATACCCGAGCCGTATCACAAATGGAAAGGCTTATAGAACGATTGCCACCAGATCGTTGGAGCGCTGTGACAGGATTGTTCCCCAGCCCAATATTTAGTATCGCTAAGTGGATGTGGATCCGTGAAACAGAGCCAGAAGCTTGGGATAAGACCAGTTTGTGGCTGAGCGTCTGTAACTACTTGAGTTATCGATTAACCGGAGAGGCCGTTATGGAATCCTCTCAAGCATGCCGAACTATGGCTTTCGACATACGAGCTCGGACCTGGGCCGAGGATTTGCTTTCCTTTGCAGAGTTGGAATCCACATTTCTACCACCAGTTGTGAGCGCTACCCACAAGGTTGGGGAGGTAACATCTAAGGCTTCTTCCGAGACGGGACTAGTTGTAGGTACCCCTGTTTTTGCGGGTGGCCATGACCACTTTTGTGCCGCGTTGGCTTGTGGGGTTGTAACACCCGAGGTAGCTTTTGATTCCCTAGGAACCTCTGAAGCTTTGACGTTGGGATGGAAAGCTCCCCCAGATCCAGCGACTGCAAATGGATTCAGTGTTGGTATACACGTGATTGAGAACCACAGTTATTTGCTAGGCGGTCTCTACAGCTCAGGGGGTACTATCCAATGGCTTAAGCAACTTCTTGGGCTATCCAGTTTCGAAGAGCTGCGACATCTTGCGCAAAGCGTTGAACCGACCCAAGCACCTTTGTTCGTCGCCCACTTTTTAGGTTCGGGCCCCCCGTTTAACGATCCTGCTTCTAGTGGTGCTTTCGTTAATTTAGAGCCCGATCACGGCCCCGAACATTTGGCTAGGGCAGTAGTTGATGGTCTAGCTTTTGAAATATCTGCCGGGATAGAGAAAATGGAGCAAGTTACTGGATTGCCAATTACGGTAACCAGGCTCGTTGGAGCTGCCGACGATGATGATCTATCGCCTAGAGTACGAGCTTCAGTTCTTGATCGACCGGTTGAAGTTGCCCGTTATTCAGATATGGTTACGATGGGTAATGCGTTGATCGCTGGTATTGGTCTAGGCGTGTATAAGGATGCGTTGGACGCTGTTGATAAAACGTACCAGGTTCGTTGCGTATTTGAGCCCGAGGAGAATCTACATGTCCAATACCGGGATATGTATGAGCGTCAACGTACACTAGTATCTGCACTTAGGGAAAGCAGAAAAGGAGCATAACAACTCATGCCGTTTGTTTCTGATGGTCGTAAAATGATCCACCGTGCTTTTGAAGGAAATTATGCTATGCCGGCCTTCAATATCGGAAGCCTGGTTATGGCTCGAGCCTGCATTGAAGCTGCAGAGGCTGAGCAAGCACCAATAATTCTGCAAACTAGCCCAGGTGAGTTAACGCAGACTACGCCGGACGTCTTTTCCGCAATGATTCGGGCTCTAGCTAATAAGGCTGACGTACCAATAATGCTCCACTTAGACCACGGTGACGGTTTAGATCGTATAGCCGCTTGCATTAACGCGGGTTATAGCTCAGTGATGTTTGATGGAGATAGCCTCACCCTCGAAGAGAACGTAACGGCGACTCAGAACTATGCCGAATGGGCCCATGCCTTAGGTGTTTCGCTAGAGGCAGCAGCTGGGAGTTTTGGCGGTGGAGAAGAAGGTACTGATAGTGGTGTGAACCTTACAAATCCCGATGTTGCTCGTCGACTGCTTAAAGACGGTTGTGCTGATATGGTTGCTTGCTCCGTCGGTTCAGTTCATGGTCAGACTAGTAAGCTTGACCTGGGGCGCTTAGAGGCCATTGCCAAGCTTGCAGAAGGACCATTAGTGCTGCATGGTGGAACCGGCATACCTGCTTCAGATCTCGCCGTAGCCACCACCTTAGGGGTTGTGAAAGTCAATATAGGGGCTGGGTTGGCACGGCCGATCGTTAAGCGCTGGCAAGATGCAACGGAAAATGTTGCGTCCCCCCACAAAGGCGTTTTTGGGACTACTGATAGGGTATTGGCCGACCTAATAGAGGTTGCTAGGGATAAGATCCGGATTATGAATGGGTCAGGGCAAGCCTAAAGAAACCACCGGTGAAGCAATATTTTAGCTAAACCAAACAGGGTAGTGGACTCGCGCTTCCTTCTTTACTGAGATTGCGGATCACAAGGCCCTGATAACAAAATTACGTTCAAAGGCAATGCTTTCATCACCACGTATTTACAGAATCAACACAGGTCAACATACTGGAACTCAGAAAGTTTGATGAGTTTGTTTCTATCAGAGATTGGGTTATCACCAGCTAGGTCTGACCATAGTGGGCACGACTTGTACAATGTTGTTGATGCACTACACCATGTGTTTCTTTATGATTTCGAATTGCACAAGCATTTCCGGGCGATAACCTAAAGAAGTCGTAAAGGACGCCGGGTTTAGGGATCGTGAAATGGCTGTCACTTACTTTCAACCACTATGTATGAAGGGTTAACCTAAGCAAGTTGTCCCGAATCCAGTTGCGAGTTCCCTAAAAGCCCTATGAGGAATATTGAAGGCTTCTTGATCTTTCGGGCCATCGATACTGACTAGCAAATCACCAGATATTCCTAGTAAATCGTAAACGAGCCCACTATCAGCAATTAACATGAAACCCGAAGTTCCATCTGCTGAATCTGGATGGAATCTTTGTATTGCGCCATCAGGAAACTGGAATGTAATTGTGCCATCAGGAAAGTCGATTGGTCCTTCCTCCCAAGCCCGGCTGTCACGCCAAATACCCGTTAGCAAATTATCCCCGAACCTGGATAGTGCTGGATAGGTGCTATAGAAAAAAGCGACCCCGGAAAAAGTTCCAGGTGATTCCAGGTCAAGCCAAACTACCATTTGAAAACAATTGACCCAACCCTCAACCGGATTAGTTTCATTATACACTGACCAGACAAAGAGGCCATCTTTTTCTTCAAAGTCGCTAAGCTTGTCAAAGTCCAAGACTTGGGCGTAAGTGCTTGCAATTCCCCAAAACAATACGGTTGCTAAAACAAAGACACGCACAATCTCATAACATCATTTAAGTACTACCGTAGAATTGTCAATAAGCAAAAACCTGGGATCTAGGTTTTAGTTTGAAAATAGGTTGGCGGGTGTTGGTAGAGTACTGGTGTTTGGGGGGGGAATTGGTTATGGGTTACGCGCCTTTGGATGAGGTTCGGAAGTCACTCAAGGTTAAGTGGTATCGGGTTCCGGTTGCTCGTGAGAAGCTTCTTGAGCTTTCGAAGCCTAGTGATGCTCAGGGTTGGTTTCAGGCGGGTGGTCATTTTGGTTTGCTCCTTCTAACGGGCGTTGTAACTTGGGTGTTTTGGTCTGAGCAGATGTGGGTGTTGTTTGCGTTGTCTTTGTTCGCACATGGGACGGTCGCAAGCTCTATAAACGGTATAGCCCCACACGAGCTTGGGCACGGCACGGTATTTCGTACTAAGTGGTTGAACAAGTTTTATCTTCATTTATTTAGTTTGATTAGTTGGTGGGATCCGTATGATTACGCGAGTAGTCACACTTATCATCATCGTTACACGTTGCATCCGGAAGGCGATCGCGAGAATCTTTTGCCTCTCGAACCGACGCTAGTTTCACCTTTCATGTGGCAGCTTTTTACTATTAATCTGTTCACTAAACGGGGCCGTGTATTTAGTAAGGGTGGTTTGTTGTCAACAATTACCATTACTTTCTTGTCTGCTTTCGGCATAGTGGGTTCCTCAAAAGTTCCCCAAAACGAATGGATAAAAGCGTTACATACCGATCAACCTGACCAGGCACGTAGTTCAATGTGGTGGTCGAGAGCTCTATTACTTTTTCACGGA is a genomic window containing:
- a CDS encoding Tagatose-bisphosphate aldolase, whose product is MPFVSDGRKMIHRAFEGNYAMPAFNIGSLVMARACIEAAEAEQAPIILQTSPGELTQTTPDVFSAMIRALANKADVPIMLHLDHGDGLDRIAACINAGYSSVMFDGDSLTLEENVTATQNYAEWAHALGVSLEAAAGSFGGGEEGTDSGVNLTNPDVARRLLKDGCADMVACSVGSVHGQTSKLDLGRLEAIAKLAEGPLVLHGGTGIPASDLAVATTLGVVKVNIGAGLARPIVKRWQDATENVASPHKGVFGTTDRVLADLIEVARDKIRIMNGSGQA
- a CDS encoding fatty acid desaturase, whose product is MGYAPLDEVRKSLKVKWYRVPVAREKLLELSKPSDAQGWFQAGGHFGLLLLTGVVTWVFWSEQMWVLFALSLFAHGTVASSINGIAPHELGHGTVFRTKWLNKFYLHLFSLISWWDPYDYASSHTYHHRYTLHPEGDRENLLPLEPTLVSPFMWQLFTINLFTKRGRVFSKGGLLSTITITFLSAFGIVGSSKVPQNEWIKALHTDQPDQARSSMWWSRALLLFHGLVVVVAILTGWWVLPLLVTSAAFTANWLAYFFGMTQHCGLKENTNDFRKSVRSIRLDPFSEFLYWRMNWHTEHHMYAGVPCY